ATCGCGCCGACGATGGCTGGTCCCTGGCGCTGGCGTCCCTCCAGCGGGATGTCGCGGCCGGAGTGCGGCGGCTGGAAAGCGAGATCGCGCAGTCCGAGGCCCAACTCGACGCTGTGCTCGCCGGGTTCCAGGGGCGTGTCGGGCGCTGGGAGGCTGCGTCCGCCGACGGGGAGCGCCGGTTCGCGGAGACGGCGGCTCGGGACCTGGAACGCGCGGAAGGGCGGCGGGCGCGGCAATTCGCAGAGTTCGTCCGGGCCGTGGACCAGACCCCCGTCGTGGACCTTGGAGAACGCCCGCGCAGCGTTCCGGAGGGCGAGGCGGCCCGCGGCCCGCGGCGGCGCTCCCGGTCGGCGGCGCTGCTGCTGTCGGCCGGAGTGGCGTGTGTCGGCCTCTCCACGCTCGCGATCGTCCTGGAACCCCCGATGTCCCTCCCTGTGGAGGCGCTGCGCGGCGCCGATGTACTGGGCGATCTGGTGCTGCGAGGACCGATCCTGATCGCCCCGCCCATCGAAGTTGCAGAGGCCGCTCTCCCGGCTCCGCCCCGCTCGGCGGAGCCGTCGGCCGAGGCGCCGGCGGGTCTGGCGGGCGCGATCGCCGACGTAGAGGCGGGGCGCCGCGGCGGGCTTGAGCAGGTTCGCCGCCTGGCCGAGGCGGGCCAGCCTCGCGCCCAGATGTACTTGGCCAAGCTGTACGAGACAGGGCGCGGGGGCCTGGAGGCCAACTCGGCCGAGGCCCGCCGCTGGACCGCGCGAGCGGCCGAGCGGGGCGACCCGATCGCCCAGCACAACTTGGCGCTCTATCTCCTCGAGGGGCGCGGCGGTCCCCGGGACGAGGCCATGGCCGCCAGACTGTTCCGTCGCGCGGCGGTGGCCGGCGTGGGGGATTCCCAAGTCAACCTCGGCCTGCTCTACGAGACCGGAGCCGGCGTCGATCGGAACCTCGTCGAGGCCTATAAGTGGTTTCAGATCGCCGCCCAGAACGGCGACCTTAGAGCCCGAGCCCGCGCCGTCGCCCTGGAGGAGCGGCTCTCCCGGCGCGAACTCGCCGCGGCCGACCGGGTGGTGGGCCGCTTCGCCGCCGGTGGGGAGCCGCCGCGGGAGACCGTTCTGGTTCCGGGCGCGGCGACCGTGGCCGAGTCCCAGCAGAAGCTCGCGCGCCTGGGATTCTATATCGGCCCGACGGATGGTCGGGAGACCGAGTCCTATCGCGAGGCCGTGGAGGCCTACCGGCGCAGCCAGGCCCCGGAGATCGCCAGGGTTTCGGTTGCGGGTCCCTAGGGCTCGACCAGAATCTTCACGTGGGCCTCGGGATCGCCGAGCGCCTCGAACGCGCCGGCGACGCCGTCCAGCCCCACCTTGCCGGTGACCAGGTGCGAGACGTCGATGACCCCCTCGGCAAGGTTCCGCAGGGTGTCGGCGAACTCCTGCGGCGTGTAGCCCAGCACGAACGTCAGCTCGATCTCCTTGGTGACCGCGATCGAGGGCTCGATGCGGTCGGTCTCCATGCAGACGCCGGCGACGACGATCTGCGCGCCGGCCGGTGCGGCCTCGATGAGCGCCTGCAGGACGCCGGGCGCGCCGACGCACTCGAAGACCACCGGCCGGGCGAAGCTGCCGCCCATCATCTGGACCATGCTCTGCGCCGCCCGCGACGTGGGAACGCCCAGGGCCTCCCAGCGGGCGTGCGGAGATTCCACGGCCGGATCGACCACGATGTCCGCGCCCAGCCGCTCGGCGGCGGCGCGGCGCCGGGGCGAGTAGTCGGCGGCGATCACCGGGCCGTGGCCGGCGGCCTTCAGCGCGCCGATGACCGCCAGTCCCACCGGGCCGCAGCCTACGACCAGCGAGGCCGAGCCGGGCTCCAGGCGCGCCTTGGCCACGGCGTGGGCTCCGACGGCGAACGGCTCGGTCATCGCGGCCTGGTCGGTGGGCAGGCCGTTGGGCACTTCCAGCAGCATCGCCTCGGTGAGCACCATGCGCTCGGCGAAGCCGCCGGGCAGGCGGTTGGAGAAGCCCAGCAGCTCGACGCCGCTGGGCGTCATGACGGCCGGCATGCTGACGACCCGAGCGCCGGCCTTGAGGGTCTTCGCCGCCCCCGGCCCGTGATCGAGGATCTCGGCGCAGAACTCGTGGCCGAAGACGGTGTCCGCGCGCGGATCGAAGCCGTTGTCCGGCGAACCTGCCCGCCGCGACAGGTCGATCATGTGCTCCATGTGGTGCAGGGCGTGCAGGTCCGAGCCGCAGATCCCGCAGGCGAGCGTCCTCACGAGCACCTGCCCCTCTGCGGGCGTCAGGTCCTCGATCTCGTCGCAGACGAGTTGCCTGTTGCGCCGGATGACGGCCCTCATGCGTTCCCCTCCAAAGGCGGCTCTTGGCGGCCGCGACGTCCTCTGCTTGTCCAGCCTAGCCTAATCCCCTAACCCTCGCGCCTCGGAATCAAGCAATCAGCGGAGCCCCCGCATGAGCCTCGCCTTCATCTTCCCCGGCCAGGGCAGCCAGGCCGTCGGCATGGGCGCCGACCTCGCCGACGCCTTCGGCGCCGCCCGCGAGGTCTTCCAGGAGGTGGACGAGGCCCTGGGCCAGAAGCTCTTCGCCTTGATGCGAGAGGGCCCCGAGGACCAGCTCACCCTGACCGAGAACGCCCAGCCGGCGCTGATGGCCGTCAGCGTGGCGGTGATGCGGGTGCTGGAGCGGGAGTTCGGCGTCGGCGTCGAGAGGGCCGCCTTCGTCGCCGGCCACAGCCTGGGCGAATACTCCGCCCTGGCCGCCGCGGGCGCGATCAGCCTGTCCGACACCGCCCGGCTGCTGAAGCTGCGCGGCCAGGCGATGCAGCGCGCGGTCCCCGTGGGACAGGGCGCCATGGCCTCCCTCATCGGGCCCAAGACGGATCTGGCGCTCGCCGAGGAAGCCGCCAAGGCCGGTTCCGAAGCCGGCGTTTGCGTGGTCGCCAACGACAACAACCAGGGCAATGTCGTGATCTCCGGCGCCAAGGCCGCGGTCGACCGGGCGATCGAGAAGGCCAAGGAACTGGGCGCGCGGGCGATCCCGCTGAACGTCTCGGCGCCCTTCCATTGCCCCCTGATGCAGCCGGCCGCCGACGAGATGGCGCAGGCGCTCACCGCCGCGACGATCGTCACGCCCAAGGCGCCCGTCGTGGCCAACGTCACCGCGCGGCCCACCAACGACCCCGAGGCCATCCGCCGCCTGCTCGTGGAACAGGTGACCGGTCGCGTGCGCTGGCGCGAGAGCGTCCAGTGGATGGCTGGCGAGGGCGGCGTGACCCGCTTCGCCGAGGCCGGGGCGGGGAAGGTGCTCTCCGGCATGGTCAAGCGGATCGCGCCCGACGCCGAGGCCGTTCCCCTGAACGCCCCCGCCGACCTCGAAGCCTTCGCCAAAACCTTCTAGGAAGCCACCAGATGTTCGACCTCACCGGCAAGACCGCCCTCGTCACCGGCGCCACGGGCGGCATCGGCGCAGAGATCGCCAGGGCCTTCCACGCCCAGGGCGCGCATGTCGTGCTCTCCGGCACCCGCGAGTCCGTCCTGCAGGACCTTGCCTCCCAGCTCGGCGAGCGGACCAGCGCCGTCGCCGCCAACCTCTCCGACGCAGCCGCCGTGGACGGCCTGATCGAGGCCGCCGAGGCCGCCGCGGGCGCGCCGATCGACATCCTGGTGGCCAACGCGGGGATCACCCGCGACGGCCTGCTCCTGCGGATGAAGGACGAGGACTGGGAGGCGGTCCTGAAGGTCAACCTCGA
The Phenylobacterium zucineum HLK1 genome window above contains:
- the fabD gene encoding ACP S-malonyltransferase, with protein sequence MSLAFIFPGQGSQAVGMGADLADAFGAAREVFQEVDEALGQKLFALMREGPEDQLTLTENAQPALMAVSVAVMRVLEREFGVGVERAAFVAGHSLGEYSALAAAGAISLSDTARLLKLRGQAMQRAVPVGQGAMASLIGPKTDLALAEEAAKAGSEAGVCVVANDNNQGNVVISGAKAAVDRAIEKAKELGARAIPLNVSAPFHCPLMQPAADEMAQALTAATIVTPKAPVVANVTARPTNDPEAIRRLLVEQVTGRVRWRESVQWMAGEGGVTRFAEAGAGKVLSGMVKRIAPDAEAVPLNAPADLEAFAKTF
- a CDS encoding tetratricopeptide repeat protein, which encodes MTRGNVSPADEAAIEPAEDGRQALHDLFDRLRAHVRRTGADAIPQGPEERRRAARDLRSLSAELKGWERALETRLDRADDGWSLALASLQRDVAAGVRRLESEIAQSEAQLDAVLAGFQGRVGRWEAASADGERRFAETAARDLERAEGRRARQFAEFVRAVDQTPVVDLGERPRSVPEGEAARGPRRRSRSAALLLSAGVACVGLSTLAIVLEPPMSLPVEALRGADVLGDLVLRGPILIAPPIEVAEAALPAPPRSAEPSAEAPAGLAGAIADVEAGRRGGLEQVRRLAEAGQPRAQMYLAKLYETGRGGLEANSAEARRWTARAAERGDPIAQHNLALYLLEGRGGPRDEAMAARLFRRAAVAGVGDSQVNLGLLYETGAGVDRNLVEAYKWFQIAAQNGDLRARARAVALEERLSRRELAAADRVVGRFAAGGEPPRETVLVPGAATVAESQQKLARLGFYIGPTDGRETESYREAVEAYRRSQAPEIARVSVAGP
- a CDS encoding zinc-binding dehydrogenase, translating into MRAVIRRNRQLVCDEIEDLTPAEGQVLVRTLACGICGSDLHALHHMEHMIDLSRRAGSPDNGFDPRADTVFGHEFCAEILDHGPGAAKTLKAGARVVSMPAVMTPSGVELLGFSNRLPGGFAERMVLTEAMLLEVPNGLPTDQAAMTEPFAVGAHAVAKARLEPGSASLVVGCGPVGLAVIGALKAAGHGPVIAADYSPRRRAAAERLGADIVVDPAVESPHARWEALGVPTSRAAQSMVQMMGGSFARPVVFECVGAPGVLQALIEAAPAGAQIVVAGVCMETDRIEPSIAVTKEIELTFVLGYTPQEFADTLRNLAEGVIDVSHLVTGKVGLDGVAGAFEALGDPEAHVKILVEP